The Micavibrio sp. TMED2 genome has a window encoding:
- a CDS encoding formyl-CoA transferase: MTASASQPLAGLRVLDFGHTVMGPSCSMVLADLGAEVIKIEPSPAGDPTRRLAGFGLGYFGYFNRNKKSLCLNLKTDEGREAMTKLCADADILIENYAPGTMERLGFDYDTVAGINPRLIYVSLKGFLEGPYRDRLALDEVVQMMSGLAYMTGPTGRPLRAGTSVIDIAGGMFGVIGTLLALRQREQTGKGQHVESALFETAVFMMGQHLCYAAQSDAPIPPMPERVSAWAVYEPFTLLDGKQLFVGITSDQHWARFCHAVGRSELIEDLLYRTNNLRIENRKTLLPIVAAIFAGLDTAEASELCEQARIPFAPIARPEDLFEDRHLKATGALYDTTLPNGTHTRLPKLPLVMGEGATAYRSDPPPVGQDTEEILAALGYSAEKIAALIEKGIVSATKTEGANHSTAAE; encoded by the coding sequence ATGACCGCATCAGCGTCTCAACCATTAGCTGGGCTTCGGGTACTGGACTTTGGTCACACCGTGATGGGACCGTCCTGTTCCATGGTGCTTGCCGATCTTGGTGCCGAAGTCATCAAGATAGAGCCATCGCCCGCTGGAGATCCGACCCGCCGTCTTGCCGGGTTCGGCCTTGGCTATTTCGGCTATTTCAATCGCAATAAAAAGAGCCTGTGCCTGAACCTCAAGACCGATGAGGGGCGCGAGGCCATGACCAAACTCTGTGCCGATGCGGATATTCTGATCGAGAATTATGCGCCGGGCACGATGGAGCGGCTCGGCTTCGATTACGACACGGTTGCCGGCATCAACCCACGCCTGATCTATGTCAGTCTCAAGGGCTTCCTTGAAGGACCATATCGCGATCGTCTGGCGCTTGATGAAGTGGTCCAGATGATGAGCGGCCTTGCCTATATGACCGGGCCGACCGGTCGGCCATTGCGGGCCGGAACCTCGGTTATCGATATTGCGGGTGGCATGTTCGGTGTCATCGGCACCCTGTTGGCCCTGCGTCAGCGTGAGCAGACCGGTAAGGGGCAGCATGTGGAATCCGCGCTGTTTGAAACCGCCGTCTTCATGATGGGCCAGCACCTCTGTTACGCCGCGCAGTCGGATGCGCCGATCCCGCCGATGCCGGAGCGGGTCTCTGCCTGGGCGGTCTATGAGCCATTTACCCTGCTCGACGGCAAGCAACTGTTCGTCGGCATTACCTCGGATCAGCACTGGGCACGGTTCTGCCACGCGGTCGGGCGCAGCGAGCTGATTGAAGACCTGCTCTACCGTACCAACAACCTCCGCATCGAGAACCGCAAGACCTTATTGCCGATTGTAGCGGCGATTTTTGCTGGACTCGACACCGCCGAGGCAAGCGAACTGTGTGAGCAGGCGCGTATTCCATTTGCGCCGATTGCCCGTCCCGAAGATCTGTTCGAGGACCGCCATCTGAAGGCCACAGGCGCGCTGTATGACACGACATTACCCAACGGCACCCATACACGGTTGCCGAAACTGCCGCTTGTGATGGGCGAGGGGGCAACCGCCTACCGCTCCGATCCGCCACCGGTAGGGCAGGATACGGAAGAGATTTTGGCTGCGCTGGGGTACAGCGCGGAGAAGATCGCTGCCCTGATTGAAAAGGGCATCGTCTCTGCGACAAAAACCGAGGGAGCCAATCACAGTACCGCCGCCGAGTAA
- a CDS encoding ABC transporter permease has product MNNSASRRSILSRLLPARPQLIVYHVIILVAVFAAWKSITHFDLMSEFFVGDPVKVFDQIYKWFATGMIFKHLWVTLFETACAFVAGSTLGLMAGLWLALSPMASTLASPYLKGFNAMPRVILAPIFSVWFGLGVTSKIALGITLVFFVVFFNVYQGVKEVSPVTLANAKMLGANKRQLLWTVYIPSATSWVFSSLHTAVGMAFVGAVIGEYMGSAAGVGYLILQAEGLFNINGVFAGVILLTFFAIALDALVSVVERRLLHWQPREAETVGIVA; this is encoded by the coding sequence ATGAACAACAGCGCAAGTAGACGGAGCATCTTGAGCCGGCTGTTGCCCGCTCGGCCTCAACTCATTGTTTATCATGTGATTATTCTGGTGGCTGTTTTCGCAGCCTGGAAGTCGATTACCCATTTCGATCTTATGTCTGAATTCTTTGTCGGTGATCCGGTCAAGGTGTTCGATCAGATCTACAAATGGTTCGCGACCGGGATGATCTTCAAGCATCTGTGGGTGACCTTGTTTGAGACGGCCTGCGCCTTTGTAGCCGGGTCGACACTGGGGCTGATGGCCGGTCTCTGGCTGGCGCTCAGCCCGATGGCCTCGACACTGGCCTCACCTTACCTCAAGGGCTTCAATGCCATGCCGCGGGTCATTCTGGCACCGATCTTCTCGGTCTGGTTCGGCCTCGGTGTGACTTCCAAGATCGCCCTCGGCATCACGCTGGTATTCTTCGTTGTGTTCTTCAACGTCTATCAGGGCGTGAAGGAAGTCAGCCCGGTCACGCTTGCCAATGCCAAGATGCTTGGCGCCAACAAGCGCCAGTTGCTCTGGACCGTCTATATCCCGTCGGCGACCAGTTGGGTTTTCTCCAGCCTGCATACCGCTGTCGGTATGGCCTTCGTCGGTGCGGTGATCGGTGAGTATATGGGATCGGCTGCCGGTGTCGGTTACCTGATCCTGCAGGCCGAGGGGCTGTTCAATATCAATGGCGTCTTTGCCGGTGTGATCCTGCTCACGTTCTTTGCCATTGCGCTGGATGCGCTGGTCAGCGTCGTCGAACGCCGCCTGCTGCACTGGCAGCCTCGTGAAGCCGAAACCGTAGGAATTGTTGCATGA
- a CDS encoding NAD-dependent succinate-semialdehyde dehydrogenase, translating to MTMQALLFIDGQWREGRGTGETIKVINPATEAVVGTVTRASAGDLDDALAAAARGFAIWSETPAHKRTGILRDACTLMRERADEIAKILSREQGKPVPEARGEILTSVENLEWMAEEATRAYGRFLPARADGVGQTVRRYPIGPVAAFTPWNFPALTPLRKMAGSLASGCSLILKPAEETPFTAIELVKAFADAGLPAGVLNLVLGDPPMISEHLISSPVIRKVTFTGSTRVGKMLAAKAAANAKRSTMELGGHAPVIVCDDVDVEAAAKMAVSFKFRNAGQVCTSPTRFFVQSGIYEPFIEAFAAAAADVKVGPGDQADVAMGPLANSRQLASIEQFVADTAGSGARLVTGGNRIGNQGYFYQPTVFADVPDAARIMQEEPFGPVVPFQSFDDFDDVLTRANNTPFGLAGYVMTRSLLRSEELSDGIEAGMVVVNHFSVSTPYSPFGGVKESGDGLEGGIEGLEAYLVSKTITTRYA from the coding sequence ATGACCATGCAGGCGTTACTCTTCATTGACGGACAATGGCGCGAGGGGCGCGGTACGGGTGAGACCATCAAGGTCATCAACCCGGCAACCGAGGCCGTTGTGGGGACGGTTACCCGGGCATCGGCAGGTGATCTCGATGATGCGCTGGCGGCTGCCGCACGCGGCTTTGCCATCTGGTCCGAAACACCGGCCCATAAGCGTACCGGGATTCTCCGGGATGCCTGCACACTGATGCGCGAGCGTGCCGATGAGATTGCCAAAATCCTGAGCCGGGAGCAGGGCAAGCCGGTTCCCGAAGCACGCGGTGAGATACTGACCAGCGTGGAGAATCTGGAATGGATGGCCGAAGAGGCAACCCGTGCCTATGGTCGCTTTCTGCCTGCGCGGGCCGATGGTGTCGGTCAGACGGTCCGGCGCTATCCGATTGGGCCGGTCGCGGCCTTTACCCCCTGGAACTTCCCGGCCCTGACACCGCTGCGCAAGATGGCCGGCAGTCTGGCCTCCGGTTGCTCGCTGATCCTGAAACCGGCCGAGGAAACACCGTTCACGGCGATTGAGCTGGTCAAGGCTTTCGCCGATGCCGGGTTGCCTGCCGGTGTGCTCAATCTGGTGCTCGGTGACCCGCCAATGATTTCCGAGCATCTGATTTCATCGCCGGTCATTCGCAAGGTGACGTTCACCGGCTCGACCCGCGTGGGCAAGATGCTGGCGGCCAAGGCGGCTGCCAATGCCAAACGCAGCACCATGGAGCTGGGCGGCCATGCGCCGGTCATCGTCTGTGATGATGTGGATGTGGAGGCGGCGGCAAAAATGGCTGTGTCTTTCAAATTCCGCAATGCCGGTCAGGTCTGTACCAGCCCGACAAGATTCTTTGTCCAGAGCGGTATCTATGAGCCGTTCATCGAGGCATTTGCCGCCGCCGCCGCAGATGTAAAGGTCGGGCCGGGCGATCAGGCGGATGTGGCGATGGGACCGCTCGCCAACAGTCGTCAGCTTGCCTCGATTGAGCAGTTTGTCGCTGATACGGCAGGGTCCGGTGCCCGGCTGGTAACCGGCGGTAACCGGATCGGCAATCAGGGCTATTTCTATCAACCGACGGTGTTTGCAGATGTGCCAGACGCTGCCCGGATCATGCAGGAAGAGCCGTTCGGTCCCGTGGTGCCGTTCCAGTCCTTCGATGATTTCGACGATGTGCTGACCCGGGCGAATAACACGCCATTTGGCCTCGCCGGTTATGTCATGACCCGGTCCTTGCTGCGCTCGGAAGAGCTGAGCGATGGCATTGAGGCCGGTATGGTTGTGGTCAATCACTTCTCGGTCTCGACCCCGTATTCACCCTTTGGCGGCGTCAAGGAAAGCGGCGACGGTCTGGAAGGCGGCATTGAGGGGCTTGAGGCCTATCTCGTCTCCAAAACCATAACCACCCGATACGCATAA
- a CDS encoding mannosyltransferase: MQPDQSAVGQSIEQPGADTPALGLYNVECVFPARGNPGGTYTAVADTTIEIAKGEFVSIVGPTGCGKSTLLNVSSGLLQPSSGSINVFGEPLKGINRDAGYMFQAESLMPWRTALENVMVGLEFHKADKKERRELAIEWLARVGLAGFEDRYPHHLSGGMRKRVALAQMLIMNPKIMLMDEPFSALDIQTRQLMENELLDLWQADRKSVMFITHDLEEAIALSDRVIVLSAGPGTHPIGEFVIDLPRPRDVADIRHLDAFNKLHADIWDVMKEEVLKGYEQQRK; the protein is encoded by the coding sequence ATGCAGCCCGATCAATCGGCTGTAGGACAATCGATAGAGCAACCCGGGGCGGATACGCCCGCCCTGGGCCTCTATAATGTGGAATGCGTGTTTCCGGCACGTGGCAATCCCGGCGGTACCTATACCGCCGTTGCCGACACGACGATTGAGATAGCCAAGGGCGAATTTGTATCGATCGTTGGCCCTACCGGTTGCGGCAAATCCACCCTGCTGAATGTGTCATCAGGGTTGCTGCAGCCAAGCAGCGGCAGCATCAATGTCTTTGGTGAGCCGCTGAAGGGCATCAACCGCGATGCCGGTTACATGTTCCAGGCCGAAAGCCTGATGCCATGGCGTACTGCACTGGAAAACGTCATGGTCGGCCTGGAATTTCACAAGGCGGACAAGAAGGAACGCCGTGAACTGGCGATCGAATGGCTGGCGCGGGTTGGCCTCGCCGGTTTTGAAGATCGCTATCCGCATCATCTATCCGGCGGCATGCGCAAGCGTGTGGCGCTGGCCCAGATGCTGATTATGAATCCCAAGATCATGCTGATGGATGAGCCGTTCAGCGCGCTCGATATCCAGACCCGTCAACTGATGGAAAACGAACTGCTGGATTTATGGCAGGCAGACCGCAAATCGGTGATGTTCATCACCCATGATCTCGAGGAAGCCATCGCGCTTTCGGATCGGGTCATTGTGCTCTCTGCCGGCCCTGGCACCCACCCTATCGGCGAATTTGTCATCGACCTGCCTCGTCCCAGAGATGTCGCTGACATTCGCCATCTTGATGCGTTCAATAAACTGCATGCCGATATCTGGGATGTAATGAAGGAAGAGGTCCTTAAAGGCTATGAACAACAGCGCAAGTAG